The Coffea arabica cultivar ET-39 unplaced genomic scaffold, Coffea Arabica ET-39 HiFi ptg000028l, whole genome shotgun sequence genome has a segment encoding these proteins:
- the LOC113735518 gene encoding uncharacterized protein, with product MGKFYKIICTEHHLKKRTGTPPPAASSVEAPVTDAPASSRRRGGGQKRKASTTGSGSSSTPQTTSSKRQAREKPPPVPFPPIHNGPLTRARQQSNNGAAFVPSPSGVKNELDEVAKREAGAPSFPPKVCASAFAKEAAALLKWKASFANQNSSLLISWNIKPTKAKNSSSPCAWAGVSCNIGGSVNRLNLTNSKVSSTLYDFPFSSLPNLEYVDLSMNGLSGSIPPQVGNLSKLIYLDFSANMLSEEIPPEIGLLKNLQVLYLNENHLSGPIPEELSHLVHLTELDLNTNNISGTIPSSLANLRNLTYLSLYENQFSGPIPPEIGNFSNLVTAFLSSNHLTGSIPHVLGNLNKLDTLFLFQNDLSGPIPVELGQLKSLQSWSLFGNNLIGTIPTSLGNLTNLTVLHLYGNQLSGSIPEELGNLELLTDLELDRNELNGSIPKSFGDLRNLEFLFLRENQLSGSIPVELGQLTKLAVMELDTNQLSGHLPEHLCQNGTLQNFTVSNNRLTGPIPVSLKNCSSLIRVRFEGNQLTGNLSEMFGIYPNLNFMDLRNNDFYGGLSGNWGRCPNLAALLLADNHITGRIPSELGNASQLQRLDLSSNNLIGKIPEQVMNLASLLNLTLQYNHLSGKIPEELGLLKNLLYLDLSGNFLSGSIPENLGRCQQLFYLNLSNNNLSQMIPPQMAKLTHLSILDLSHNYITGTIPSEFRSFQSLEILDLSHNNLSGFLPNALAELPDSLHINISFNNLEGPIPYGGAFKTIAIEELRGNKGLCGNIPGLQACESPQLIRKHVKNKGLNLVLVIVLPLLGSLLLLSTFFGALKICQQRKRKTTENVEDADLFSISTYDGKAMYREIVKATEEFSEIFCVGEGGFGSVYKAILPPSNLVAVKRLHLLPEKVYFNSFLNEIRALTNIKHRNIVKLHGYCSNSKHSFLVYEYLRRGSLAKIFSIDGQAKELDWEKRVNIIKGVAQALSYMHHDCSPSIVHRDISSNNVLLDSEYEAHVSDFGTAKFLRWDSSNWTTPAGTLGYIAPEFAYTMRVTEKCDVYSFGVLTLEIIKGKHPGEFVAHLMSSTTGDIELKELLDQRLSHPTQEIEKILVFILKIAEACLHVNPESRPTMHMISSLLSVGATCGQQVDFAEEVASLLKWKANFPTRIVAFSFHGIYSPTQAKNCSSPCTWAGVSCNINGSVNRLNLTNPNVSTTLSDFPFSSLPNLEYVDLSMNELFGSIPPQIGNLSNLIYLDFSFNQLSQEIPPEIGLLRNLQVLHLNENQLSGPIPEELSHLVCLTQLVLNTNNISGTISSTLANLRNLTYLSLYENLLSGPIPPEIGNLSNLVTAFLSSNF from the exons atggGCAAATTCTACAAGATAATTTGTACAGAACATCATTTGAAAAAGCGCACCGGAACCCCACCGCCGGCGGCTTCATCGGTCGAGGCTCCGGTGACCGATGCACCTGCCAGTTCGAGGAGGAGAGGCGGAGGACAGAAGAGAAAAGCAAGCACCACCGGCAGCGGCAGCAGTTCAACTCCTCAAACAACCTCGTCCAAGCGCCAAGCTCGTGAGAAGCCGCCGCCCGTACCTTTCCCTCCGATCCACAATGGTCCGTTAACCAGAGCTCGGCAGCAGTCGAATAATGGGGCCGCTTTTGTACCTTCGCCTTCCGGTGTGAAGAATGAGTTGGACGAGGTGGCTAAGAGAGAGGCTGGAG CCCCATCATTTCCTCCCAAAGTTTGTGCATCAGCTTTTGCGAAAGAGGCTGCTGCCCTCTTGAAATGGAAAGCCAGTTTTGCCAACCAGAATAGTTCCCTCTTGATTTCATGGAATATTAAGCCTACCAAAGCCAAGAATTCTTCCAGCCCTTGCGCTTGGGCGGGTGTCTCATGCAACATTGGTGGAAGCGTCAACAGATTGAACCTCACAAATTCCAAAGTCAGCTCTACACTCTATGACTTCCCATTTTCATCCTTGCCAAATCTTGAATACGTTGATCTGTCCATGAATGGACTTTCTGGCAGCATACCACCCCAGGTTGGTAATCTTTCCAAGCTCATTTATCTCGATTTCTCGGCCAATATGTTGTCAGAAGAAATCCCACCGGAAATTGGCCTGTTAAAAAATCTTCAAGTCCTTTATCTAAACGAAAATCACTTGTCCGGCCCAATTCCAGAGGAATTAAGCCATTTAGTCCATCTTACTGAGCTTGACTTGAATACCAATAACATCAGCGGCACTATTCCATCTTCCTTGGCAAATCTGAGAAACTTGACATACTTGTCTTTGTATGAGAATCAATTTTCAGGCCCCATTCCTCCAGAAATAGGAAACTTTTCCAATCTAGTCACTGCTTTTCTGAGCTCTAATCATTTGACAGGTTCAATTCCACATGTTCTAGGTAACCTCAATAAGCTAGACACCTTGTTCCTTTTCCAAAACGATCTGTCCGGTCCCATTCCAGTAGAGTTAGGGCAGTTGAAATCACTCCAGAGTTGGAGCTTGTTTGGAAATAATCTCATTGGCACAATTCCAACATCACTGGGTAATCTGACGAATTTGACTGTCCTCCATCTCTATGGTAACCAACTCTCAGGCTCAATTCCTGAAGAGTTGGGCAACCTAGAGCTACTTACTGATTTGGAACTAGACAGGAATGAACTGAATGGTTCTATTCCTAAATCATTTGGTGATCTGAGAAACCTGGAATTTCTGTTTCTCCGTGAAAACCAGCTTTCTGGTTCCATTCCTGTAGAGCTCGGGCAATTGACAAAGTTGGCTGTGATGGAATTGGATACGAATCAATTGTCTGGTCATCTACCAGAACATCTTTGCCAAAACGGAACACTTCAAAACTTCACAGTAAGCAACAACAGGCTGACTGGTCCAATCCCTGTAAGCTTGAAAAACTGCTCAAGTTTAATCAGAGTTCGATTTGAAGGAAACCAACTAACCGGGAACCTGTCAGAGATGTTTGGTATCTATccaaacttgaatttcatggaTCTTAGGAACAATGATTTCTATGGTGGACTTTCTGGCAACTGGGGTAGATGCCCAAACTTGGCAGCACTTTTGCTTGCAGACAATCACATCACAGGTAGAATCCCTTCGGAGCTGGGAAACGCGTCTCAACTTCAAAGGCTTGATCTTTCTTCCAATAACTTGATTGGGAAAATTCCAGAGCAAGTTATGAATCTGGCTTCTCTGCTAAATCTAACTCTTCAATATAACCACCTTTCTGGCAAAATACCTGAAGAATTAGGTTTGCTAAAAAATCTGCTTTATCTAGACCTGTCAGGAAACTTCTTGAGTGGATCTATCCCAGAAAATTTAGGACGTTGCCAACAATTGTTTTACCTGAACTTGAGCAACAACAATCTAAGTCAAATGATTCCACCTCAGATGGCCAAGTTAACTCACCTTTCTATCTTGGATCTGAGTCATAATTACATCACGGGAACAATACCATCTGAGTTCAGGAGTTTTCAGAGTCTAGAAATATTGGATCTTTCCCATAACAACCTCTCTGGTTTCCTTCCAAATGCTTTGGCAGAACTGCCTGATTCATTGCATATTAACATATCTTTCAATAACTTAGAGGGTCCAATTCCTTATGGCGGAGCCTTTAAAACTATCGCCATAGAAGAACTGAGGGGAAACAAAGGTTTGTGTGGCAATATTCCTGGTTTACAAGCTTGTGAAAGTCCTCAATTAATTAGAAAGCACGTAAAGAATAAGGGGTTGAATCTTGTACTCGTAATTGTGCTCCCTCTTCTAGGATCACTCTTACTTCTTTCTACATTCTTTGGAGCTCTTAAAATATGtcaacaaagaaaaaggaagaccaCAGAGAATGTCGAGGATGCTGATTTGTTTTCCATATCCACATATGATGGCAAAGCAATGTACAGAGAAATTGTAAAAGCAACAGAAGAgttcagtgaaatattctgcgtAGGTGAAGGAGGTTTTGGAAGTGTCTACAAAGCAATTCTTCCACCTTCTAACTTAGTAGCTGTAAAGAGACTTCACCTGTTGCCCGAGAAGGTGTACTTCAACAGTTTCTTGAACGAGATAAGGGCATTGACAAACATCAAGCATAGAAACATTGTGAAGCTCCATGGTTACTGCTCAAATTCTAAACACTCCTTTTTGGTCTACGAGTACCTCAGGCGAGGTAgcttggccaaaattttcagCATTGACGGACAAGCTAAGGAACTAGACTGGGAAAAGAGGGTGAACATCATCAAAGGTGTCGCTCAAGCACTATCTTACATGCATCATGATTGTTCACCTTCAATAGTTCATCGAGACATTTCAAGCAACAATGTGTTGCTTGATTCAGAATATGAGGCTCATGTTTCGGACTTTGGCACTGCTAAATTTCTCAGGTGGGACTCATCCAATTGGACCACTCCTGCTGGCACATTGGGATACATTGCACCAG AATTTGCCTACACAATGAGAGTCACTGAAAAATGTGATGTTTATAGCTTTGGGGTACTGACATTGGAAATAATCAAGGGAAAGCACCCTGGTGAATTTGTTGCCCATCTAATGTCTTCAACAACTGGAGACATAGAATTGAAAGAGTTGTTGGACCAGAGACTTTCGCATCCCacacaagaaattgaaaagaTCCTGGTATTCATCCTCAAGATAGCAGAGGCATGTTTACATGTTAATCCAGAATCTAGGCCAACCATGCATATGATTTCTAGTTTGTTATCTGTGGGTGCAACATGTGGCCAGCAAGTAG ATTTTGCTGAAGAGGTTGCTTCACTCTTGAAATGGAAAGCCAATTTTCCAACAAGAATAGTTGCCTTTTCATTTCATGGAATATATTCGCCAACCCAAGCCAAGAATTGTTCCAGCCCTTGCACTTGGGCTGGTGTTTCTTGCAATATTAATGGAAGTGTAAACAGATTGAACCTCACAAATCCCAATGTCAGCACGACACTCTCTGactttccattttcatcctTGCCAAACCTTGAATACGTTGATCTTTCCATGAATGAACTTTTTGGCAGCATACCGCCCCAGATTGGTAATCTTTCCAATCTCATTTATCTCGATTTCTCGTTCAATCAGCTGTCACAAGAAATCCCACCTGAAATTGGCTTGTTACGAAATCTTCAAGTCCTCCATCTGAACGAAAATCAATTGTCTGGTCCAATTCCTGAGGAATTAAGCCATTTAGTCTGTCTtactcagcttgttttgaataCCAATAACATCAGTGGCACAATTTCATCTACCTTGGCAAATCTGAGAAACTTGACATACTTGTCTTTGTATGAAAACCTATTATCAGGCCCCATTCCTCCAGAAATAGGAAACCTATCCAATCTTGTCACTGCCTTTTTGAGCTCTAACTTCTAG